A region of the Arachis hypogaea cultivar Tifrunner chromosome 15, arahy.Tifrunner.gnm2.J5K5, whole genome shotgun sequence genome:
AACATTATTATAGGAGAGAGAGGAAATCACGCTACATTTCTTAAAGCCACCTACCCACCTTCATCCTGGGTCTTTATTATTATGTCTAaagtctaattttatttttcgtgatttctaaattaatatttctttATTCTATCTTTTCTTTTGTTCATGGGCTCAGCCCATTAACCCTATCCGGACCTTACAGCCACACCTATCAATTCCCATATCCTCATCTTAATATATAACGCATCAAACCTCAGGTGAGCTGAAGGAAACGGCGATAGTAGTAGGAGAACACAGCGTCAAGGAGGATAAAGAGCAAAGCTAAGGTTCCTGTAGGGTTGGGTTTCATCTGGATCGGCTGCGGGGACTGGGTTGGGTGCGGGGCAAATGGTTTCCATTGTGTTGGTCCGGGTCGAACTCCGGGCCCAAAGCCACGTCAAAAAAAAAAGGCTTTCCATGGTCATTGTTGTAGGACTCTTCCCAATGTAATATCTCATGTTCTTTAAATCTAGAATAAATCAAATTTATTGTTACCTAATCTCTTGTTATTCCATGAAAAACGATGTTAATTTATTGTTacatattgtttttattttaaaggcATTTACGTTTATTGATGTGACGTGAGTGACGGCTCACTGTAGCTATCCGCGGAACATTAGTGTCAGACCCATCATGATGCACAACTCTACGCGCACCCCAACTCTACAATCTAGCAAAAGTGAGAAAGTGTGTGGTACACGTTTCCCTTAAGTGTTTACTCTATTTTGTTCTAGATAGTCTAGTTCACGGcattcaatttgaaaaaaaaaaggaagaagaaaagcagTTGGTATATGGCTAATCATTTGGCGGAGTCGTTGGCTGAGATGGATGATCAGGTATTTCCGGACGATATCTTGATGGAGATATTCATCCAGACAGACCCAAAGACAGTGGCGAGATGTAAAACCGCAAGCACAACTTGGCATGTCCCACTGTCTTCCGATGAATTTAGGAGGGACAACACGCTCGCAAATATCAGGAAACACCATAAGGTGTTGCGCCAGATTGGTGACCAGGAGAGGTACTGTTCAACAGAGTCTTTCTGTCTTGTGGACTGTATAGACAGAGGAAGAGTAGCCGCGCCAATGCTAGAACAACTAGGTATTCACGGATGGTGGAGTGTTATCGGCTCCGATTACGGTATGATCTGTGTCTGGTATAGCCCGACTGATTTTGATTTGAGACTCCTGGTATGTAACCCACTGTTGCGAGTCGCTCAGCAACTGGACGACCCGGCCGACACCCTATATAGACAAGCCTTTATCGGATACACATTTGGATACCGGATGGGAACTGACAATTACTACGTCATCCATATGTCAAAGAGGCACCTTGTAGACAGGTTTTTGCACTGTAATGTTTTTAATTCCGCAAACGGATGCTGGAAACACGAGTACATAAACGATCAGCGTCACACTCACCTCGGTGCGAGCTCGGTGTTCCACCTTGGTAAGGCCGTGTGGGTCAACTGGGGTGGACGTGGTGCCACGATTGCAACGCATGTGGTCGTTCTGGATGCAGGCACCTTTCTTCTGAGCAAGATTCGGATAAACCGTAGCTCAATTTAGCACGTGCAGGTGATGCGTGTGCTTGATGGGATCCCACACTTGGTCGGATATGAACGATCCCCGCTCAGACTATCGACCATATGGTGCAAGATTGACTTGGACTCGATGTGTGTCATCCCATTCATCAAGCTAGGAGCTGCTGGTCAGTTGGGTATTCCATGGAATCCTATAACCATCATGGGTGATTGTATGATCACAGTACGCGAAAATAATCATAAACGGGCAAGAGGTGCTAACGGTGTTTTTGTGACGGAGATTTCATTGGATCAGATTAATTTAGTTAGCCGACACAGAGTCACCGTATTCAAAGGTGAGTGACCGAGTTACATGTCCCTTTAGCGTGTTAAAATTGTGGGGGTGGGTCCTCTAGTTCCCTAATGGAGCGGCCGCTTGTGTGAGACGATCGCATATGCGGCAAGTAGGCTGTCACAACGTAAATCCGTCGCGAGTACTTATGGACCAAATGTAATCATTGTTTGTATTCTTGGTATGTTTAAATTATGCTTCTCAAATGGATTGATGTGTATCGTGGTTTATTATAATTAGTAGAATGTATACGGGATATCAAAATTATGTAATTAGATTGAAAACACAGTGCCAAGGAAAACAAATCAACACTACAATTAAGGCTAAACAAATCTATtgaattaacaatgtatttaagTCGTAAAAAAAAGGCTCAACTGGTGATTATAAGCAAGAAAAAAACCAACACAACGATCACGGGTATCAATGCGATAATCGCTACTCCATGCCTCCTCGTTGTCGTGACACTCACAAGCATGTTGTCTTCCATGGTCATATTTGCTGCAACGGCAGCCTCAAGCTCTGACGTCGTTTCATGCACACACTGTTGCAAACGACGCACCTCGTCTACGAGTTCCTGGCTTCTCTTCTTCAACTCCATGTTCTCACTTCTaatgtctgatgagcggataatttatacgctttttggcattatttttagtatgttttaattagtttttattatatttttattagtttttatttaaaattcacttttctggactttactatgagtttgtgtgtttttctgtgatttcaggtattttctggctgaaattgtgggacctgaacaaaaatctgattcagaggctgaaaaaggtctacagatgctgttggattctgacctccctgcactcaaagtggattttctggacctacagaagcccaattggcgcactctcaattgcgttggaaagtagacatcctgggctttccagcaatatataatagtctatactttgttctatatttgatggcccaaacaggcgttccaagtcagctcaagaattctagcgtttaacgccggaactggcataaaaactggacttaaacgcccaaactggcacaaaagctggcgtttaactccaagaaaagtctctacacatgaaagcttcaatgctcagcccaagcacacaccaagtgggctccggaagtggatttttacattaaacaccctagcttactcattttctgtaaccctaggtcaccagtttactataaaaactacttttagtgattcatcttgtatctcatgacactttacatgtttcttattgtattctctacagcatgagtctctaaaccccattgttgggggtgaggagctctgctgttcttcataaattaatgcaattactactattttccattctatcacgcttgcttctattctaagatattcattcgcacttcaacctgatgaatctgatgatccgtgacaatcatcatcattctcacctatgaacgcgtgcctgacaacaacctccgttctaccttagattgaatgcatatctcttagcctcatgattcagatcagagtcttcgtggtataagctagaattattggcgaccattcctgagatccggaacgtctaaaccttgtttgtggtattctgagtaggatccgggaagggatggctgcgacgatcttcaaactcatgattgttgggcgtgtgacagacgcaaaaggatcaatggatcctattccagcatgatcgagaaccgacagatgattagccgtgcggtgacagcgcatttggaatgttttcactgaaaggacgggaagtagccattgacaacggtgatgcccaacataaagcctgccatggaaggagccttgcgtgcataaagaagaagatagtaggaaagcagagattcggaagacaaagtatctccaaag
Encoded here:
- the LOC140179259 gene encoding uncharacterized protein, giving the protein MANHLAESLAEMDDQVFPDDILMEIFIQTDPKTVARCKTASTTWHVPLSSDEFRRDNTLANIRKHHKVLRQIGDQERYCSTESFCLVDCIDRGRVAAPMLEQLGIHGWWSVIGSDYGMICVWYSPTDFDLRLLVCNPLLRVAQQLDDPADTLYRQAFIGYTFGYRMGTDNYYVIHMSKRHLVDRFLHCNVFNSANGCWKHEYINDQRHTHLGASSVFHLGKAVWVNWGGRGATIATHVVVLDAGTFLLSKIRINRSSI